In the genome of Amia ocellicauda isolate fAmiCal2 chromosome 3, fAmiCal2.hap1, whole genome shotgun sequence, one region contains:
- the rft1 gene encoding man(5)GlcNAc(2)-PP-dolichol translocation protein RFT1: MGSEDALHSATTLASYNVLLQVLFRVLTFVLNAFTLRFVSKELLGVVNVRLALLYSTVVFLSREAFRRACLSGGSRRDWRQAVNLLWLTVPLGAVWSVLLGAVWLWLLEAPDPAAVPHYAPAVGLFALSALQELLAEPLWVLAQTHMLIRLKVVAESLSIVVKCVFTMVLIMVSPHWGLYIFSAAQLLYTGCLVLCYAVYFLQFLGSVPAKERGFPIGSLAELLPRREQGEPLIDWKLARLTWSFFKQSFLKQILTEGERYVMTFLNVLNFGDQGVYDIVNNLGSMVARFVFLPIEESFYVFFSRVLQRGGGARDQKQEDAAMAAEVLESLLKLVLLIGLIITVFGQAYSHLALDLYGGPLLSSGTGPVLLRWYSGYVLLLALNGVTECFVFAAMSKEEVDRYNLVMLALSVSFLCLSYLLTGWQGSVGFILANCLNMGLRIAHSLHYIHRYFLGSPWGPLRGLRPSPALLLCLALSAVLTRVSEAALCCDSGWLWHLAHVAVGAVCLLAVLVAVVLSETQLVLFIRTQLLSRYAKKDT; encoded by the exons ATGGGCTCAGAGGACGCGCTGCACAGCGCCACCACGCTGGCGTCCTACAACGTCCTGCTGCAG GTGCTGTTCAGGGTCCTGACGTTTGTGCTGAATGCCTTCACTCTGCGCTTCGTGTCCAAGGAGCTGCTGGGGGTGGTGAACGTCAG gCTGGCCCTGCTGTACTCCACGGTGGTGTTCCTGTCCAGGGAGGCGTTCAGGCGGGCATGTCTGAGTGGCGGCTCCAGGCGCGACTGGAGGCAGGCGGTCAACCTGCTGTGGCTGAC GGTGCCGCTGGGGGCCGTGTGGTCGGTGCTGCTTGGGGCCGTGTGGCTGTGGCTCCTGGAGGCCCCGGACCCGGCCGCTGTCCCGCACTACGCCCCCGCCGTGGGGCTCTTCGCGCTGTCCGCCCTGCAGGAGCTGCTGGCCGAGCCGCTCTGGGTGCTGGCGCAGACGCACATGCTCATCCGGCTCAAA gtggtGGCGGAGAGCCTGTCTATTGTAGTGAAGTGTGTGTTCACCATGGTCCTGATCATGGTCTCTCCACACTGGGGTCTGTACATCTTCTCTGCAGCTCAG CTGCTGTACACGGGCTGCCTGGTGCTGTGCTATGCAGTGTACTTCCTGCAGTTCCTGGGCTCGGTGCCAGCGAAGGAGAGAGGCTTCCCCATCGGCAGCCTGGCGGAGCTGCTGCCCAGGAGAGAGCAGGGAGAG CCCCTGATTGACTGGAAACTGGCCAGACTGACCTGGAGCTTCTTTAAGCAGTCCTTCCTGAAGCAGATCCTCACAGAAG gCGAGCGCTATGTGATGACCTTCTTAAACGTGCTGAACTTCGGTGACCAGG GCGTGTACGACATCGTGAATAACCTGGGCTCCATGGTGGCCCGGTTCGTGTTCCTGCCCATCGAGGAGAGCTTCTACGTGTTCTTCTCCCGCGTGCTGCAGCGGGGCGGGGGGGCGCGCGACCAGAAGCAG GAGGATGCTGCCATGGCGGCGGAGGTTCTGGAGTCGCTGCTGAAGCTAGTGCTCCTGATCGGTCTGATCATCACCGTGTTCGGCCAGGCCTACTCCCACCTGGCCCTGGACCTGTACGGGGGGCCCCTGCTGAGCAGTGGGACAG GCCCTGTGCTGCTGCGCTGGTACTCTGGCTATGTGCTCCTGCTGGCGCTGAATGGAGTCACTGAGTGCTTCGTCTTCGCTGCCATGAGCAAAGAGGAGGTGGACCG GTACAACCTGGTGATGCTGGCGCTGTCCGTGTCGTTCCTCTGCCTGTCCTACCTGCTCACCGGGTGGCAGGGCAGCGTGGGCTTCATCCTGGCCAACTGCCTGAACATGGGCCTGCGTATCGCCCACAGCCTGCACTACATCCACCGCTATTTCCTGGGCAGCCCCTGGGGGCCCCTGCGCGGTCTGCGTCCCTCCCCCGCCCTGCTGCTCTGCCTGGCCCTCAGCGCTGTCCTGACCAGAGTCTCTGAG GCAGCACTGTGCTGTGACTCGGGCTGGCTGTGGCACCTGGCCCATGTTGCAGTGGGGGCCGTGTGTCTGCTCGCCGTCCTCGTCGCCGTCGTCCTCAGCGAGACGCAGCTCGTGCTCTTCATCCGGACACAGCTGCTGTCCCGCTACGCCAAGAAGGACACCTGA